The following are from one region of the Candidatus Dependentiae bacterium genome:
- a CDS encoding RNA methyltransferase — protein MCAILLNMIKKTKEHIGELIYGIHPLIEVLKAKRRKVISVYTTKPEPKAWKNVQDFWPKYHVPIQYVSRDVLARMAGGTTDHQGVVAWVQEYHYRKQFFDAKKQPFLVMLDGIKDTRNVGAILRSAHCTGVTGVIMVKRDAAPLNASAMKASAGLAEHLEIYQAPSPQAAIIELKKAGYTTYLATLNGKSATEVTYKEPLCIVIGSEGFGVSREIMNDGIAITLPQKNDDISYNASVAAGILLFLVGSKLSKI, from the coding sequence ATGTGTGCTATTCTTTTAAACATGATTAAAAAAACAAAAGAACATATTGGCGAGTTGATCTATGGGATTCATCCTCTTATAGAGGTTCTTAAAGCCAAACGTAGAAAAGTCATTTCTGTTTATACCACTAAGCCGGAACCAAAAGCCTGGAAAAACGTTCAGGATTTTTGGCCTAAGTATCATGTGCCGATACAATACGTATCACGCGATGTACTTGCTCGTATGGCTGGCGGAACCACCGACCACCAAGGGGTAGTTGCTTGGGTTCAAGAGTATCACTACAGAAAACAATTCTTCGATGCAAAAAAGCAACCTTTCCTTGTTATGCTTGATGGCATTAAAGATACGCGTAACGTTGGAGCGATTCTTCGTTCAGCGCATTGTACAGGTGTCACTGGTGTAATTATGGTAAAAAGGGACGCTGCTCCTCTTAACGCTTCTGCTATGAAGGCTTCTGCCGGCTTAGCTGAACATTTAGAGATCTATCAAGCTCCATCGCCTCAGGCAGCCATTATTGAACTCAAAAAAGCTGGTTATACCACTTATTTGGCGACATTAAATGGCAAGAGCGCAACCGAAGTTACCTACAAAGAACCATTGTGTATTGTTATTGGCAGTGAGGGCTTTGGTGTATCCCGTGAGATTATGAATGACGGGATTGCTATAACCTTGCCTCAAAAAAATGACGATATCTCATATAATGCTTCTGTTGCAGCTGGCATCCTGCTATTCTTAGTTGGTAGCAAACTTTCCAAAATTTAA
- the alr gene encoding alanine racemase gives MNHTPMPLTHKAMIIQKPNTWIELSKRAFEHNMVRYKSIAGQNTTLSVVVKSNAYGHGIKEMGTLCQESMAVDWLCTTSVSEALTLRNHGVTKPILSLSIIDEDPVYSITHNIDLPVFDLETAIALNAVGKQHNQKITIHIKIDTGMSRFGLMPDQALATIAQIYALPFITIRGLFTHCAEAANPDTNFTLQQLTIFDRICTELEQANIHIPLKHATNSASTPTMLSQFPNLNFVRIGAGAYGLQHFKDPATHAALDLKSILMWKTRVAHIKHVPSDTFVGYDRTHKTISPATIVTLPLGYFEGYDRRLSNLGIVFMNDFYAQVVGRICMNAVLVAIPENKHISLHDEVVLLGDYPQLSAYDIATTIGSFNAREITTRLNAEIKRIIVK, from the coding sequence TTGAATCACACACCAATGCCATTAACCCATAAAGCCATGATAATACAAAAACCAAACACCTGGATCGAACTAAGCAAAAGGGCCTTTGAGCACAATATGGTGCGCTACAAAAGCATTGCGGGTCAAAACACAACCTTATCGGTGGTGGTTAAAAGCAACGCCTACGGTCATGGTATAAAGGAAATGGGGACCCTGTGCCAGGAAAGCATGGCTGTCGATTGGCTCTGTACCACAAGTGTTTCAGAAGCATTAACCTTGCGCAATCATGGTGTTACCAAGCCAATTCTGTCACTGAGCATCATCGATGAAGATCCTGTGTATTCAATAACACACAATATTGATCTACCGGTTTTTGATCTGGAAACAGCAATCGCACTCAATGCGGTTGGCAAACAACACAACCAAAAAATTACTATTCATATAAAGATTGATACGGGGATGTCCCGCTTTGGATTGATGCCCGATCAGGCATTGGCAACCATTGCTCAAATCTATGCTTTGCCTTTTATTACCATCCGCGGCTTGTTCACTCATTGTGCAGAAGCCGCAAACCCCGACACGAATTTTACCCTACAACAATTAACCATATTTGACCGAATATGCACAGAACTCGAACAAGCGAATATTCACATACCGTTAAAGCATGCGACAAATTCCGCTTCGACGCCAACCATGCTTTCCCAATTTCCCAACCTTAACTTCGTGCGTATTGGCGCGGGGGCTTACGGATTACAACATTTTAAAGATCCTGCCACCCATGCAGCATTAGACTTAAAATCAATCCTTATGTGGAAGACTCGTGTTGCGCATATTAAGCACGTGCCTTCTGACACTTTTGTTGGTTATGATCGCACCCATAAAACAATAAGCCCGGCTACCATTGTGACGCTGCCGCTCGGCTATTTTGAAGGATACGACCGCAGACTGAGCAACCTCGGCATCGTTTTTATGAACGATTTTTATGCTCAGGTCGTTGGCCGCATTTGTATGAATGCCGTTCTTGTGGCAATTCCTGAAAATAAGCATATCTCATTGCATGACGAAGTTGTACTACTGGGTGACTATCCGCAGCTCAGCGCGTACGACATTGCAACCACCATCGGCAGTTTTAATGCGCGAGAAATCACGACACGATTGAATGCCGAAATAAAACGAATTATCGTAAAATAA
- the dcd gene encoding dCTP deaminase codes for MILSGKEIRKKLGKEIKIDPFNDHQLNPNSYNLRLHHELMVYDVPTLDMKKSHATKSVIIPEEGLLLEPGKLYLGRTIEYTETEDCVPMLEGRSSIGRLGLFIHITAGFGDVGFRGFWTLEMFCVQPIRIYAGVEICQIFYHTIEGEYVKYVSNKYQNNRGIQPSLMYKDFETL; via the coding sequence ATGATTTTATCCGGCAAGGAAATAAGAAAAAAGTTGGGCAAAGAAATTAAGATTGATCCGTTTAACGATCATCAATTAAATCCTAACAGTTACAACTTGCGCTTGCATCATGAACTTATGGTATACGATGTGCCAACACTTGATATGAAAAAATCACACGCAACAAAAAGTGTTATTATTCCTGAAGAAGGTCTTCTTCTTGAGCCAGGTAAATTATACTTGGGCAGAACTATTGAATACACAGAAACCGAAGATTGTGTACCTATGCTTGAAGGTCGTTCTTCTATTGGTCGCCTTGGCTTATTTATTCATATCACTGCAGGGTTTGGTGATGTTGGGTTTCGTGGATTTTGGACATTAGAAATGTTCTGCGTTCAACCTATTCGCATTTATGCTGGTGTTGAAATTTGTCAAATTTTTTATCACACCATCGAAGGCGAATACGTTAAGTACGTCAGCAATAAATATCAAAACAATCGCGGCATTCAACCGAGCTTGATGTACAAAGATTTTGAGACGCTCTAA
- a CDS encoding MoxR family ATPase, giving the protein MMLDTTTTDIIIEKIREESNRFHSLNLEVGKVIVGQHDIINFAIIAILCNGHILLEGVPGVAKTTLIKALTKALGLTFNRIQFTPDLLPADLIGTLMYNPKTQEFETKKGPIFANLILADEINRAPSKVQAALLEAMQEQQVTIGSHTFHLDKPFLVFATQNPIEQEGTYQLPEAQLDRFMFKLLVDYPNIQQEREILRRTLDTNAVGTILNKQEIFQAQQLVKDIYVDDKISDYIVNIVFATRTPAVFKLDEIKPLIQYGVSPRATLALSHAAKAHAFLKKRHFVTPDDVKAVAPAILRHRIILTYEAEAQEISVDHIIQKILNKIPTP; this is encoded by the coding sequence ATCATGTTAGATACTACAACAACAGATATCATTATAGAAAAAATTAGAGAAGAAAGTAACCGCTTTCATAGTCTCAATTTAGAAGTTGGCAAAGTCATTGTTGGCCAGCATGACATTATAAATTTTGCGATTATTGCCATTCTCTGCAATGGACACATCTTGCTAGAAGGCGTTCCTGGTGTTGCAAAAACAACCCTCATTAAGGCGCTCACCAAAGCTTTAGGGCTCACTTTTAATCGCATTCAATTTACACCAGACTTGTTGCCAGCGGATCTTATCGGCACCTTGATGTACAACCCAAAGACACAAGAGTTCGAAACAAAAAAAGGTCCGATTTTTGCCAATTTAATTTTAGCTGACGAAATTAACCGTGCACCATCAAAAGTGCAAGCAGCGTTGCTTGAAGCAATGCAAGAACAACAAGTCACCATTGGCTCACACACATTCCATCTTGATAAACCATTCTTGGTTTTTGCAACACAAAATCCTATTGAGCAAGAAGGTACCTATCAACTACCTGAAGCCCAACTCGATCGCTTCATGTTCAAATTATTAGTTGATTACCCCAATATTCAACAAGAACGAGAGATCCTCAGACGCACGCTGGACACCAATGCAGTTGGCACCATATTAAATAAACAAGAAATTTTTCAAGCGCAACAACTCGTAAAAGATATCTATGTTGATGATAAAATTTCAGACTATATTGTTAATATTGTCTTTGCCACACGTACGCCCGCGGTATTCAAATTAGATGAAATAAAACCATTAATTCAATACGGCGTATCACCACGCGCTACGCTTGCATTATCTCACGCAGCTAAAGCGCATGCATTTTTAAAGAAGCGACATTTTGTTACGCCTGATGACGTAAAAGCTGTTGCACCAGCTATACTGCGCCATAGAATAATTTTAACGTATGAAGCAGAAGCGCAAGAAATATCAGTAGACCACATCATTCAAAAAATACTTAATAAAATACCAACACCTTAA
- a CDS encoding NUDIX hydrolase, with translation MHRNNLLELLRQYNPSVQEEIQYKKDIIAFIQAYKDCFERSLEVGHITASAWLVNKDNTQALLMHHAKLDMWCQLGGHCDGDSDALGVAVKEAQEESGINNIAPVSGQIFDIDIHLIPANKREKEHYHYDIRFMLQVVGDEQVVQNSESKELKWFTKDRSALPTDSLSVTRMFDKWLKVTI, from the coding sequence ATGCATAGAAATAATCTATTAGAGCTTTTGCGTCAGTACAATCCTTCCGTTCAGGAAGAAATCCAGTATAAAAAAGATATTATAGCTTTTATTCAGGCTTATAAAGATTGCTTTGAGCGGTCTCTTGAGGTTGGCCATATTACGGCTTCAGCCTGGCTGGTAAACAAAGATAATACCCAAGCCCTTCTTATGCATCATGCCAAGCTTGATATGTGGTGCCAACTCGGTGGCCATTGTGATGGTGATTCTGATGCCCTAGGTGTTGCCGTTAAGGAAGCCCAGGAGGAATCTGGCATTAACAACATAGCTCCTGTTTCAGGCCAAATTTTTGATATCGACATTCACCTTATTCCTGCCAATAAACGGGAAAAAGAGCACTATCATTACGATATTCGGTTCATGCTTCAGGTTGTTGGTGATGAGCAAGTAGTGCAAAATAGTGAATCTAAGGAACTTAAGTGGTTCACCAAGGATCGCAGCGCCCTGCCTACCGATAGCCTATCAGTGACTCGTATGTTTGATAAATGGCTAAAAGTCACCATCTAG